One Malus domestica chromosome 11, GDT2T_hap1 genomic region harbors:
- the LOC103447864 gene encoding auxin response factor 4: MEIDLNHAVREVEKNAYCNGDCGGVCVYCLSSSTSSSSSNSSSAPVASSIYLELWHACAGPLISLPKKGNVVVYFPQGHLEQVASSSPFSPMEMPTFDLHPQIFCKVVNVQLLANKENDEVYTHVTLLPQPELVGTNLEGKELEELGVDEGDGGSPTKSTPHMFCKTLTASDTSTHGGFSVPRRAAEDCFPPLDYKQQRPSQELVAKDLHGVEWRFRHIYRGQPRRHLLTTGWSIFISQKNLVAGDAVLFLRGENGELRLGIRRAVRPRNGLPDSVVGNQNSYPSVLSFVANAISTKSMFHVFYSPRASHAEFVIPYQKYVKSITNPVTTGTRFKMRFDRDDSPERRCSGVVTGITDLDPFRWPNSKWRCLMVRWDEDIGNDHQERVSLWEVDPSVSLPPLSIQSSPRLKKLRTSLQGTPPIPSITAGGAGFKDFEESVKSSKVLQGQENIGFISPLYGGDTVNRPQDFEMHAPAHLSLASNATQKATIDELMRARRTPYTGFAESDRFPKVLQGQEICPLRSLTGKANFTLGDWESNNGCAPFNVYQPPKPNYFSLASGSLPNMYFPYGDIHRAGQDPTMCSNATNLPREKMQINPYSMQMGVARNEVGRPNKPCEHKTQESTSTLPALVPNPRNPNDKDYNGTVTGCKLFGFSLTGDNPSPNSQSSSKRSCTKVHKQGSLVGRAIDLAKLNGYGDLLTELERLFGMEGLLRDSDKGWRILYTDSENDMMVVGDDPWHEFCNVVSKIHIYTREEVEKMTIGMISDDTQSCLEHAPVMLEVSKSSSVSQPDSSPTAIRV; the protein is encoded by the exons ATGGAAATTGATCTGAACCATGCAGTGAGGGAGGTGGAGAAGAATGCTTATTGCAATGGGGATTGTGGCGGTGTTTGTGTTTATTGCTTGTCCTCTTcaacttcttcatcttcttccaattcatcctcagctccTGTGGCTTCCTCAATTTATCTGGAGCTTTGGCATGCTTGTGCTGGCCCTCTCATCTCACTCCCCAAGAAAGGGAATGTGGTTGTCTACTTCCCACAAGGCCACTTGGAGCAAGTTGCCTcctcctctcctttctctcccatGGAGATGCCCACGTTTGATCTCCACCCGCAGATCTTCTGCAAGGTTGTGAATGTCCAGCTGCTT GCTAACAAGGAGAATGATGAGGTCTACACACATGTCACTTTGCTTCCTCAGCCTGAG TTGGTAGGAACAAATTTGGAAGGGAAAGAGCTTGAAGAGTTGGGAGTGGATGAGGGGGATGGAGGATCACCTACAAAATCAACCCCTCACATGTTTTGCAAAACGCTTACAGCTTCCGATACCAGTACACACGGAGGGTTTTCTGTTCCTCGGAGAGCTGCTGAAGACTGCTTTCCTCCATTG GACTATAAACAGCAGAGGCCGTCTCAAGAACTTGTTGCAAAGGACCTACACGGGGTAGAGTGGAGGTTTCGACATATATATAGAG GTCAGCCAAGGCGACATCTGCTCACTACAGGATGGAGTATTTTCATAAGCCAAAAGAATCTTGTAGCGGGGGATGCTGTGCTTTTTTTGAG GGGTGAAAACGGAGAGCTGAGGTTGGGAATTAGAAGAGCTGTTCGACCTAGAAATGGTCTTCCTGATTCAGTTGTAGGCAACCAGAATTCGTACCCTAGTGTTCTTTCTTTCGTGGCTAATGCGATATCCACCAAGAGCATGTTTCATGTATTCTACAGTCCAAG GGCAAGCCATGCAGAGTTTGTCATTCCCTACCAAAAATATGTCAAAAGCATCACTAATCCGGTGACCACCGGGACACGATTCAAAATGAGATTTGATAGGGATGATTCACCTGAAAGAAG GTGTAGTGGTGTAGTGACTGGTATCACCGACTTGGATCCGTTTCGATGGCCAAACTCAAAATGGAGATGCTTGATG GTCAGATGGGATGAAGATATAGGAAATGATCATCAAGAAAGAGTCTCGCTGTGGGAGGTTGATCCTTCTGTTTCTCTCCCACCTTTGAGCATCCAGTCTTCTCCAAGACTGAAGAAACTGCGGACAAGTCTGCAGGGAACCCCACCCATCCCCTCCATCACTG CTGGAGGGGCTGGGTTTAAGGACTTTGAGGAATCAGTTAAATCCTCTAAGGTCTTGCAAGGTCAAGAAAATATAGGTTTCATATCACCCCTCTATGGGGGTGATACTGTAAACCGCCCGCAAGATTTTGAGATGCACGCTCCGGCACATCTAAGTCTTGCATCAAATGCAACACAGAAGGCTACTATTGATGAGCTTATGAGGGCTCGCCGCACCCCCTACACAGGATTTGCGGAATCAGATAGATTTCCAAAAGTCTTGCAAGGTCAAGAAATATGCCCATTGAGATCGTTGACAGGAAAAGCAAATTTCACCCTAGGTGATTGGGAATCCAACAATGGTTGCGCACCTTTCAACGTTTATCAACCGCCCAAACCAAATTATTTCTCTCTAGCTTCTGGATCCCTTCCAAATATGTACTTTCCTTATGGTGACATTCACAGAGCTGGCCAAGATCCCACAATGTGCTCTAATGCTACCAACTTACCCAGAGAGAAAATGCAAATCAACCCATACTCTATGCAGATGGGAGTTGCAAGAAATGAAGTTGGAAGGCCAAATAAACCTTGTGAACATAAGACACAGGAGAGTACTTCTACCCTTCCCGCTTTAGTGCCAAATCCAAGAAATCCAAATGATAAAGACTATAACGGGACTGTTACTGGGTGTAAACTTTTTGGTTTTTCCTTGACCGGGGACAATCCCTCTCCAAACTCTCAGAGTTCCAGTAAGCGGAGTTGTACAAAG GTTCACAAGCAAGGCAGCTTAGTGGGAAGAGCCATTGATCTCGCAAAACTGAATGGCTATGGTGACCTGCTGACCGAACTGGAGCGGCTGTTTGGCATGGAAGGCCTTCTTCGAGATTCTGATAAAGGATGGCGGATCTTGTACACTGATAGTGAGAACGATATGATGGTTGTTGGGGATGACCCATGGCA TGAATTTTGCAATGTGGTCTCCAAAATCCATATATATACCCGGGAAGAAGTGGAGAAGATGACCATCGGAATGATCAGCGATGatactcaaagttgtttggaacATGCGCCGGTCATGCTTGAAGTGTCAAAGTCCTCATCCGTGAGCCAGCCGGATTCTTCTCCGACGGCTATCCGGGtctaa